The segment GGGGGAACTATAACAACATGGACtgaaaacaagcacaaaacaaaTTTGAAGTGAAATATGTCCTTTTGTGCCTGTAATAACCTGCcaagcacaaacagcagcagtgttgttgCCTCAGCTTTCACTGACAGTGTTTGTTACATCAGTACTACATCAATGTAACAGGGACTTGTTCTCCATTAGTGAAAAGACAACTTTCCAAGCTGCGATACACTCAGAGCCACAAGCATGAAAATTATAATCTTCTACATagataataaagaaaatcatattttattatacatttgaTGATTCTCCATCTAAAGCCAAAATTCCTCTCTGTATAGAAGAATATAATACAAACTGCTGGGAAATTGTTACGGAGCACATTTACCACTCAAGGGCAAACAGTTTTACACAAGACAGTTTAAAGTGTAGCACATCCTGTCTCTGCTGTGTCACTAGATGCAGGGAAATTGATGCTCATAGGTTTTTACAGCATTGCCGTCATAACCTCAGCATAGGGTTAAGGTTAGCTGTTGCAGAGTTGGTCTTAAGGCTTAGTAAGAGGAAGCTGACTTCACATCAATATGTACTATTTCAGTTACGAATGTGATGAAACTGCTGATTTCCTGCAGAGTTACACTTTTGGGAAATGTAATGGTGGCTTATCATGATGTTGTGTAACAGCAAACCAAATAGGGAAGAGTCATAAAGTCAGGTAAATCACTTTATGACTTATACACATTGGTCATACTGACCATTTAAGGCTGTGGCTGCatatgcattttctttcttttgaatGTTATATACTTCTCCCTTACAGTAAATGCCCTTCTGGACTTCTTCTGTTTTGCTCATATTAGGAATGAGGATATTTGCATGATGCTCATTCTGTCCGACACTTTCATGGTGAGCAGTGGGGTTTcacatatttaaatcaaatttgaaTACCTTTTACTTGGAAAAACACATGTAGTACACACACCTGCCCTTTTGTCAGTGTCTTCATCGCTGGACTTTGGCTGCGATGACGCCCTTCCTCCACTCCAGTTTGCAGCAAATGGATGACAGCAGGGAAGACTGCAAGCATATCAGTTGTCTGTATTATTTGACCTGAGTAAACAAAGCAGAGAACAGCCAGGTCCTTGTAGCTGTGCGCGAGTGCCTTTTCTCTGCTTCAGCTCACTTTAGCACACACACGGGGAGAGGGGGGAGCACTGCTCTGTAGAGCAGGGTTAAAGAAGCAGACATGGTATGCTAGTCTTTTCACCCATCATGATCAACTTTCTTGTTACATAATGTCCCTGCAGTTCAGCTTTGTGGCTCGCCGACTTATCAGTAAAGGCTTCTGCTTACCTCTCAGTTCCCACTTACTACAATTAAAGTTACAAGTGAAGACTCGAGCAGAGCTGCAAATAGaagaataatgtgtttaattcactgctgtaaagaaattcattaaaggtgtctttaataaaacataaaacatcatcGCTCTGCAGTGGTACTAGTGGTCAAATCCTCCACAAGACACTTAATTATTCTTCCTAGAAGATCAACTCTTGTGGATGCCTTTAGTTCTTTACTTTAATGCTCCATTTTTTGCTCCACTGAGCGGATTTCTAAGCACAGAATACAAAGGCAGAATTAAGGGTGCAATTCCAGTAGATGCTGACAATAATCAGGAGAATTGTAAAAGCTGACCTGAATGAGCAGTTGGTGCTTTCCTCGTTACAGATAAGAGAATAGAGTCAAATGTGTTAAGGTTTAACTACAAATTAAGCTTTGCTCTCTTAGCGTGTTGGCAAATTCTATTAATGTTGTTCTCAAAAAGTGATGAAAGACGTggagaaaatgtgaataaactacactgtgtgtgtgtgtgtgtgtgttctcacatCATGTGTTGCAGGATAATATCACAGGTGCTATGTTTTATGCTCACTCAGAAGTGTCgtcataaatacatttccataCGCTCTCAGAGCTCTTGAGCTGTCACAGTGATGAATGGCCAGaataaaaaagctaaatggGAAACAGCACAACAGAACAAACCCGCGCAGTCTCACCGACTCCAGCTACACTCACTATAAGAACTATAAGAATTAAACTCCACCTGTTACAGTCGGCAGTCAGTTTCATCAAATCAAAGTTAGACTCAAGTTCAGCTTTAGGCAGCTGCAAAGTTCAATCAAAAGAAATCTTAAACACGTTTCAATTTACTCAACAGGCTGCTGTTTCTTAACAGTGTCTATACTTAACCTACATTAATTACAGGGGCTACAACCTGCCGTGTGTTATTTCAGTTAGCTGAATTTAAAATCAGTAGAGCAACAGCCCTGAAAGAACTGCTCCacttaaacacaaataaatattccTTCTTCATTCATTACTGGATAATTTTCACAGACAAACTGTACATTTCTACATGGTCAGCAGACCTGTTGTGCACTTATTAAAAGTCAGGGACagggaataaataaaactgattttcaGAAGTCAGTCTTACTTATTATTGTAAGGTTTTCTCATTGGTATTTAGAAAGATATAAGGAAACTTCCATTGCAGacttattatttttactctaaTTAGAGCAAAATTGCAAAATGTATGAATTCATATACAAGtgatgtgttaaataaaaataatttattttcataataagTGCCATTTTCTccattacatactgtatgatggGTAATAGAACAGTTTGGAAAGTCTAGGTTCATCTTTCCTACCATCTACATAAATGGGGAATAAAGCACAtgacagaaaaaactaaacaaattgaaaatgttacCTGCTGTTCATCATGTTTTTGGCAAAGTGCCTTCACCTCTATTTGCCATTTGCAAAGAGACATAATCGTTTTTTGTGGATTGTTTTGCTGTCACTGGCTTTTCAAACACTACAATGTTGTACAAACATTTCATAGGCCTGCAGAGATCTGAATTGCCACAACACACTGTTTGCAATAATCCCAAACCGCAAGAGTCTGTTTATTCCACAGTGAATCACTTTATTCACTGAGCACTTTTCTGTCACTGTAAACATGCTTGTGTTGTGGCAAATCAACAACATCCCAGATGGAAAAGCAACATAATTTCATAGTGTTATAGTAGTTTGGGTCTTCATTTCAGCTAGTTATGTTAAATTGTACTCACTAAAAATAAACTCTTTATTGTTGCCAGATCTCTCTAATAAATGTGGTGGATACTGCATTATCCTAATAATGATAACTGTTTATAATAAAGATGTAAATAGTTTAAATGATTCAAGTGCCACAGTCCAAAAGCCAAAAGACACGCAGTTCATGATGTTAAGAAACATCGAGCAGGGAGAAGAAGCTCCAACCAGAAAACTATTTGCATTGGTCcacagttttacacagtttCTGAAAAGTGACTAAATCGTTTCATCAGCTGAAGTTGTAATAAACCTAAACTGTCCAAGTCATTTGACCTTCATGCAGGATAAAGTGATCTGTGTCAGTGATACTTTGCAGCAGAATCGACTGCCCTGCTCACAGCTTGACGTCACAGCAGGACGGAGGAACACGAGGGTCCATCGCCTGTGGAGAGCAGCTGGCTTCAAGACTCGAGAGCAGCCACGATCAGTTTGCTGAGGCGACAGAGGGtcgaggaggaggcggagggtGGGGTGCTCAGCCAAACGTCCAGCCTTTCATCCACTGCTGGGAAAAACAAGAGCTCACAAGAGGGATTTCACCAGCGCCACCATGTGGTCAACACCACATGCTACGTCCACCACTTGACCTGGCACAGTCACCTGACAGAaaatcacacagagaaactgGGCTTACAAGAGGAAAGTAAAGCACACTTGGTTTAATTCCTGTTTTAGTAACCTTGCTAATGGGCACAAGGAAAACTCTGGCACTGTCTGCACTGCTACATACAGTGATGGTAGAAGGAgagattattttctttctggttCTGACAGTCTCTACAAGTGACCATGGGATTTCACACTGTGCCACATTGAGAAGGAGTGCACCttgaaatgtcaaatgttaaaatgtccCGTGGGGACAAGCTAGTGTAAGTCTGTAAAACTTACATACAAAAGGGGGAGATTACTTAAGCAACCTTGTGCCAATTTGTATACAGAAAATTCACTTTTtgatacaaaaacatacagtttattaGCAAATAATTCTATTTTAAGGAACATGTTGCAGGgaaaatgtttgctttgctttttccTTTACACAGTATATCAGCtacatgtttgactttttgtttgcaTGACTAATATTGAATCAGTGTTGTCTTACTCGCCACGGGAAGTACTGGTCATCTCTCTTCCCAATGCCCAAACAACCTCTCACATTCTTCCCCCAGACGAAGAGCTCGCCTCGATCTGCAACGCAACCATCAAATATGAGCACGCTGTGGGCCTCAGCACCTGCTGAGCCTCAGGAAAAAGCAGCTGCAGTCTGGAACAAGTTCTACCTTTTACTAGCATGATCTTTGAGACACACAGGATAcgataaaaagaagaaaataagaagGTTCTTATATTAACAACTACATATGTTCTACTAAGAAAATGGGTAATTTGCTAATAGCTAATTTAGAAAGAGATTTAATGAAATCACAATGATGAcgtttttaatttcttttttcaatttttttcatGGTCAATGGTAAATGCTGCCTTCACAGGTTCTCCTCAGAGTGTGCCCAGTAAGAAATGAAATTTTACTGATGGGACAGACTATTACTGATCAcaatcaaaagaaaaaggactgataatataatatactatattCTCTAGCATTAATTGTACAATCTTTACAACATTAATGAGATAATCAACTTTTGAAAAGTGCCTTTTAAGGTAATTGCCCGGATACAGACTACAAATACTTCTGTCATGACTTTCAGTACTGTTGGCTGGTTTAGAAGTTTGAGTCTGACTAATAAAAACTGGCTGAAAGGGATTTTCATTTCACGTCATCCACTCCCTGAAGAGAAGCttctttcagtcttttcttGCTTTAGAGATAAAAACAGGGTTTTTGTTCCGTCACTAAATTACCTGACTCCATAGTAAAGTGCTTCCCTAGACATCTGCACCTCGCTTTTAGTACTTCAAACTGGATGAGGAAGGTACAATAACTTTGCCGTTTatgagttttgtgttttatgtgttatgtgttttcTTGTGGGAGACAAAAGggctcaggaaaaaaaagaaataaataatatcaaGATATTTAGAGGCATCAGTAAACCTGGTCTGCTGCCGACACCGAGATCTCAGCTAGTACAGATTTAAATGAGTAGAAAATGTATTAAGGGTTTTTGTGCTTGGGGACACTCTTAAAGCAACAAGGACCACATTCTTACCTGTTACAGCAGCAAAATGGTTGAGGCCACACCTGATCCTGGTGACGGCGACGGATGGGTTGAACTCTGAGCGTCCAAACAGCGTGGGAGGAATCTTCTCTGGGACTGAAGATTCTGATAACTTTGGACCCTTTCCAAGAATGCCATATCCCCAAACGAACACCTCTCCATTTTCTGaaaagatgcacacacacagatagtcTTTAGCTGATATTTACATATCAGTATGATGAAACAACTGATGTGACTATAAGTTAAGAGGctgaatacaaatacaaatggactcgataatgaaaataataagaCACAGAAATGACAGCTACGTGAGGTTACAAGCACTCAGTGAGAAGTTGAAGTTAAACACCCTCACACCCATAAGCACTGtggtctgttttgttttacatttcagtgttaaacagaaacatttcaacattaaaacGTGATCTGTGATGCCACCAAGAGGCAGTATGTGGAGTCACTGGTTTGACACCGAATTGATAACATAACTTCATTGAAGTCCTCCCTCTAAAACATTAGGTCAGAAGGTTTGTCTATAATCCTAAAAGCCCCTGAATCCAACCACCAAATGTAAACAGTACATGAACTGTATTTGTAGAAACTGACCATTGAGAATGGCCACCTGTGTGCCTCCACATGCCGCCTGGACCACCTTTCCACAGCCTTTTAGAGGAAGATGTCGAGGAGAGTTGATctgaaaaaagaataaaatttAGTTAAATGAGATTAAAGTGAGATGAAACTGTTTCTGAATAGGTTTGCTgctaattcatgttttattcccAAGTAATATAATTCATTTACTATATGTAGTATTTGGTTTTCTCTTGCTTGAAATATGGCAAAATTCAGTCACTGGCCTTTCGCCTCAGGAGACAAAACCTTTTATTAATCaactaaaataaaggaaaaatctGAATAAAGGTTAGAATAAATGttcagtttgacatttaatttattttaatctttaaccttgtgtcagatgtgagatgtttgacaatgtgtttttcatttactaAGTTCTAAGTTTTCATTTACGTAAGTTCTTTGTGCAGATGACTACAGAAATACTACAGTCTAAAAAAGTAAATGGACAAAGGTATTAGCAGCAATATGTACTTCACATGCAAAACATACAGCAATTAATTAAGCTGAAGCTCTGTTTTATCTATATTTTCACTTACTGGTATACCAACCTGTCCAGGATGTGCCCTGCCACTcatccagtgacagctgggattagCTCCAGCACCCAGTAGTTGAGATAATAGATGGATGGGTGGGCATATAGATCTTAAATCTGTGGGACATGGAACTTCTTTTTACCCttgtgtgacatttttatgaatgaaatTTGCCCCAGTCTAATACAGATGTCTCTGATTGAGCAAATGATCAGATTTTATCAACATGCACCTCAAATGTGCTTTTATGACACCCACTGAatactttcatttctttttcttatggCCCCGAAATGTTGAAACATTATACCTTGTGCATTTAACATGTGACTGCTGTGAACCGAGCAGTGAGATAGAGACATTCTGACAGCCTGGACACATGACAGACAGGTGGAAATAGAACCCAACAGAGCCAGCAAGACGCCCTTAGTAATACAGTAACACAACCCTCTGTACTAAAAGAGCTGACATACAGAAGTTTATATATCAAAAGTAAGACAGCATTTCAGAGTTTCAGAGGACTCTGTATGATGCTAATATCTTTCTTTCCATTAGATTTATTGCCATCTCTCAGCATGTCTAACTGGTGGATGATATGTTAGTTCTCTTTACCTGTGTGGACTCAGTGACTAATGCTAGCTGCAGGTATTCAGAGTTGCCCCATCCGTACAGCTCTCCATCTCTTGACACAGCCAGACTACAGTCTCCGTATGTGCTGATATGCTGCACCTCCACACCTGCCAGGTCCCCTCCTACTTCCACTGGACTGGAGCACATGTTATGATGCCCCAGACCTGGAAGACAAGGAACAAGAATGATCAAACTGCTAAATTTTGGACATGAAAGGAATAAGAAAGTACAAATCTATTAAAATTAAGAAATGCTCCATGTGTCTTAAGTTGAGCTAATCAAGAGTAAATCCTGGATCAttggagaaacaaagaaacatatcTTCTGACATGTTTTGGAGTGGATGCAAAATACCATGGTTACTGGGTAGAATAGGAAAATGTAGCAGAGAATAGCAGagaattttcttttcatctgcaCTCCCAGGTAAAGGGggcaaaaatgtgtgtgaactgtCAAGCGCACCAACCCGTCTGTCCATCTGCACCCCATCCACATGCAAAAACCTTTCCTGTCTCAGTAAGGAACAGGCTGTGATCCTGCCCACATGCCACCTGGAAAATACAATCaggaaagtaaaagtaaagttagTAAAGAGTTGCACACAGTAACATatctgcacacacattcacatttattcacatttatctTAGGCACATTAGTGTCGATGTTAAATAATCCAGGATACAGCTATTAAACTTGTTAAAGCAGCGTGGATGAGTCAATGCAGGAATAAATGTGGCACAAATGAGCTACAAAGTTCTGAGAAATAGTGATTAGTGTACAAGTAGAGCCAAATAACAAATTAATCTGTATACCAGGCAGTTGCTAGTGTAATTCAGCTAATTTGTACCTGAACACGATCTGGCTGTAAGTGCACCCCAAAGGTCGAGGGGATGAGGGAAGGAGATGTTCTACAACAAAAACCATCTGTCATCACAGCTCAGGAAAAGACAGCACTCACCTGGACGACCCTGCTGCTGAAGCCTTTTATCTTGTGAATGACGTGACTGCCGCTGTTTGAACATGAGACAGAGAAATAACCAATCCATCACTCGGTGACAGCTGCATCTCCAACAGAGGTCACAACTGTCTCTCTCAGCCTCCTTTTAACCACCCACTTGCATTTGCAAGAACATAAGTCACAAGTAAACAACAGATCCAAGTGCCCATGAGCTGAATGACACTGTGAGAATAGCTAAGTGAAGGTAACTTAACCTTGAGTTTAGCTTTTTTATCACGTTCGTGCTCCTAACCTCAAATAAGCACCACCATGCTTAATGTTAAAGACCCCTAAAAACACTGTTGActttgaaaacaaatgtgaatgaTAATCTTATTAGCCTGCAGAAATGATGAAATATAccaaatgataaataaaataccaattaaaatgaaaagtagGGAAAAAGCTAGGTAGCAACATCACTCCGTTGTGTGAGCTCACCTGTAGACTTCATCTTCAACTATCTGCCTTCCACACTGGCCGTATGAATTGTTGCCCATGCTGAAAACTTGTGaaagcaaaacagaacaattacTTTTGtcaattattatatttatttgtttactcaCTACTAGATGTGAGTCTCTTACCCCCCTCCTGATCAGTGAGGACCAGGGAATGAGCCCGGCCACATGCAACCTGTAGCACTCTGGTCTGCAGAGGCTCGACAAGCGGCAGAGCTACAGGGGACGGCTCCAAAACAAAGTCATAACTCTGATCTACAGACAGGAcaacaaaagaggaagaaatgtcAGGCAGGGAACATGCTGCACTGTGTCAGGTTATACATCATTGTGAGGTAAACGACCAACAAGACGT is part of the Anabas testudineus chromosome 14, fAnaTes1.2, whole genome shotgun sequence genome and harbors:
- the rcc1l gene encoding RCC1-like G exchanging factor-like protein codes for the protein MAFPCVHLCSRHVSRGLQVCGYATLSKASRPQDQSSNGPVFQYVGQHKQPSHKVFVWGFSFTGALGIPSFVVPDSGWKKPRKYQLTPYRLETAEQITSAACGYGFTLIASSTKDLSKLWGMGLNKDSQLGFQRTQQSRHQSYDFVLEPSPVALPLVEPLQTRVLQVACGRAHSLVLTDQEGVFSMGNNSYGQCGRQIVEDEVYSGSHVIHKIKGFSSRVVQVACGQDHSLFLTETGKVFACGWGADGQTGLGHHNMCSSPVEVGGDLAGVEVQHISTYGDCSLAVSRDGELYGWGNSEYLQLALVTESTQINSPRHLPLKGCGKVVQAACGGTQVAILNENGEVFVWGYGILGKGPKLSESSVPEKIPPTLFGRSEFNPSVAVTRIRCGLNHFAAVTDRGELFVWGKNVRGCLGIGKRDDQYFPWRVTVPGQVVDVACGVDHMVALVKSLL